Part of the Solidesulfovibrio sp. genome is shown below.
AGGCGTTACCAACCTTTTACGGGATGAACTCGGCAAGAACCCGGCCACTACCGTCGTCATCATCGACGAGGTCGATACCGACAACTGGGGCATCGGCGGTGAGAGCGTCACCGTCCGGCGCGCCCGGGGGTAATGCGCGGGGCGCTGCCTGCACCCGCTGGGGCGTTGCCCCAGGCCCCAA
Proteins encoded:
- a CDS encoding 4-oxalocrotonate tautomerase family protein, which produces MPYVNIKITRDGVTPQQKARLIEGVTNLLRDELGKNPATTVVIIDEVDTDNWGIGGESVTVRRARG